A window of the Zhongshania aliphaticivorans genome harbors these coding sequences:
- a CDS encoding SDR family NAD(P)-dependent oxidoreductase → MKTFKDKIAIVTGGGGNGIGHHLVMALAQRGATVAFCDISKREITEEKLEQLGVDFYSEHVNMGDKDAINVFIDNVLKRYKHIDLLINNAGIALGDLTFGEASEADFEKITNINYWGVIHTTQRCYQYLLSRPEAAIVNLSSSQGILALPYLVPYCTTKFAVRGFTDSLRAEHRIRGIRNLTLHTVHPGAVATNITLNADYHNSGTGHFHEELQKGTTPTEAANIILHGVQKNIRGVFLLAMGGCKIYWRV, encoded by the coding sequence ATGAAAACATTTAAAGATAAGATTGCGATTGTGACTGGCGGTGGTGGCAATGGTATAGGTCACCACTTGGTTATGGCGCTTGCACAACGTGGTGCAACAGTGGCGTTTTGCGATATTTCTAAGCGTGAAATAACAGAGGAAAAGTTAGAACAACTCGGTGTGGATTTCTATAGTGAGCACGTCAATATGGGGGACAAGGACGCCATTAATGTCTTCATTGATAATGTGCTCAAGCGTTATAAGCATATTGATCTTCTCATAAATAATGCCGGTATCGCCCTTGGGGATCTTACTTTTGGTGAGGCCAGCGAAGCTGATTTTGAAAAAATTACCAATATAAATTATTGGGGTGTAATCCATACCACGCAACGCTGTTATCAATATTTGCTTTCGCGACCGGAGGCAGCGATTGTTAATTTATCTAGTTCTCAGGGGATTTTAGCGCTTCCCTACTTGGTGCCATATTGCACTACTAAATTTGCGGTGCGTGGTTTTACTGACAGTTTACGCGCTGAACATCGTATTCGTGGGATCCGAAATCTTACCCTTCATACGGTGCACCCCGGTGCTGTGGCCACCAATATCACGCTTAATGCCGATTATCATAATAGTGGCACAGGGCATTTTCATGAAGAGCTGCAAAAAGGGACTACGCCGACAGAGGCCGCGAATATTATTTTACATGGCGTGCAAAAAAACATAAGGGGCGTATTTTTATTAGCGATGGGCGGGTGCAAGATATATTGGCGCGTTTAA
- a CDS encoding alpha/beta fold hydrolase — translation MKKSMTVMVIALVAIVTAWSLVTYPRVGGEVLNVASRLETAVYGLQRAEIDISDSKLMSWQGGPSEAEAVIMLHGYSADKTVWMRFARYFLDDYRVVILDLPGHGETAFDPELKYDTRSQGQRVIEVMDALGVSRAHIIGNSMGGFIAAQLALHHAKRVLTATLIDPAGVVAPQASDMEKMLAEGRNPFEIASREEFDEFYAMTMAQPPWLPRMVLDYMADDYILRRESLVRIFEDFHSVDMLDSSLGKVRVPVLIMWGERDRLLHFSSAEVWRSGIEGAELVSYPELGHMPMLEAPERSARDVLKFFDKQQ, via the coding sequence ATGAAGAAATCCATGACCGTGATGGTCATCGCACTAGTCGCTATTGTTACAGCTTGGTCGCTGGTGACTTACCCCCGTGTGGGGGGAGAGGTTTTGAATGTGGCCAGCAGATTGGAAACCGCTGTTTATGGATTGCAGCGCGCTGAGATTGATATCAGTGATAGCAAACTAATGAGTTGGCAGGGCGGACCGAGTGAGGCTGAGGCGGTGATCATGCTTCATGGTTATAGCGCTGACAAGACCGTGTGGATGCGATTTGCTCGTTATTTTTTAGATGACTATCGGGTGGTGATTTTGGATTTGCCGGGCCATGGTGAAACCGCCTTTGATCCTGAGCTTAAGTACGACACCCGCAGTCAGGGGCAGCGAGTGATAGAGGTAATGGATGCATTAGGTGTTTCACGCGCCCATATAATAGGTAATTCAATGGGAGGCTTTATTGCGGCTCAGCTTGCGCTTCATCACGCTAAGCGTGTGCTTACCGCGACATTAATTGACCCAGCGGGTGTGGTTGCGCCACAAGCTAGCGACATGGAAAAAATGTTAGCAGAGGGACGCAACCCCTTTGAAATAGCATCACGAGAAGAGTTTGATGAATTTTACGCCATGACCATGGCGCAGCCGCCTTGGTTGCCACGAATGGTTTTGGATTATATGGCCGACGATTACATCTTGCGCCGTGAGTCATTGGTACGCATTTTTGAGGATTTTCACAGTGTGGATATGCTGGATTCATCCTTGGGTAAAGTGCGGGTGCCGGTCTTGATTATGTGGGGCGAGCGCGACCGACTTTTACACTTTAGTTCAGCTGAAGTTTGGCGTAGCGGGATTGAAGGCGCTGAGCTGGTTAGTTATCCCGAGCTTGGGCATATGCCAATGCTAGAGGCTCCAGAGCGAAGTGCCCGAGATGTGCTTAAATTTTTCGATAAGCAACAATAA
- a CDS encoding SDR family NAD(P)-dependent oxidoreductase — protein MKNFNNKVVVITGAGSGMGRAYALEFAKLGAKLALNDYDNVGLAETVALLKAKGVTGVYSATFDVSDKTAMTGFADDVRAELGNAHVIINNAGVSGEGKPVWATPLEAIERVMGINFYGVVHGTQAFLPQLRENGEGAVVNVSSIFGLIGPPNNCDYSAAKFAVRGFTQALMVELHDSPISVHLVHPGGIATNIASDPQHKAFSDKYLSTPPEDIVRYVIRGIRRGQPRIIYGRDAFRTWLGATFLPLALLNKIIWWDMRKVIDRSDYPQK, from the coding sequence ATGAAAAATTTTAATAATAAAGTGGTGGTTATTACCGGTGCAGGATCGGGTATGGGGCGAGCTTACGCCCTTGAGTTTGCGAAGTTGGGAGCGAAACTGGCGTTAAACGACTACGACAATGTCGGTCTTGCCGAAACGGTTGCGCTTTTGAAAGCAAAAGGCGTTACGGGTGTTTATAGCGCGACTTTTGATGTCTCAGATAAAACCGCAATGACGGGTTTTGCTGATGACGTCCGAGCCGAACTCGGTAATGCCCATGTAATTATCAATAATGCGGGGGTATCCGGTGAAGGTAAACCTGTCTGGGCGACGCCACTAGAAGCTATTGAGCGTGTAATGGGCATTAACTTTTACGGCGTAGTACACGGTACCCAAGCGTTTTTGCCGCAGCTGCGTGAAAATGGTGAAGGGGCAGTGGTCAATGTGTCGAGCATTTTTGGTTTAATTGGCCCGCCTAATAATTGCGACTATAGCGCAGCCAAATTTGCAGTGCGTGGGTTTACGCAGGCGCTGATGGTAGAGCTGCATGATAGTCCCATCAGCGTACACCTAGTTCACCCTGGTGGTATTGCCACAAATATCGCCAGTGATCCTCAGCACAAAGCCTTTTCCGATAAATATTTGTCAACGCCACCAGAAGATATTGTTCGTTATGTGATTCGCGGCATTCGTCGCGGTCAACCGCGAATTATCTATGGTCGTGATGCCTTTAGAACGTGGTTAGGCGCCACCTTCTTACCGTTAGCGCTGCTAAATAAGATAATTTGGTGGGATATGCGCAAGGTGATAGACCGTAGTGATTATCCACAGAAATAG
- a CDS encoding flavin-containing monooxygenase, which produces MQAKQCYRVVIIGSGFGGQCAAMRLQEQGITDIRILERRDFMGGTWCQNSYPGAAVDVQSPLYSIASEPYAWSQMFAERDELQQYTNSVIDKHGLREKTTLNANVKQVEWDDSRKRWLVDTDAAGTFEAQILINASGPLSTPVIPAFPGRDTFKGVSFHTNGWDHSYDYSAKRVAIVGSGASAAQVIPAIAGKVKQLHVFQRSPHWVLPRKDRKFTNLQRKLLTIRPLYKALRWFIYWSLETRVIGFKYSKLLLNILAKRPALKHLKKQVPDPQLRKQLTPDFTIGCKRIILSSTLYPALCQENVSVHDKNDGIAEINERGILTAQGQQLDVDLIIWSTGYDATDGVISYPVRGKNDKLLSDVWREFPRAYLGTAIPDFPNLFVVTGPNTGIGHTSAIFIIESQMKYITDSIAHLDKTAKQAIEVSEQAEAEYTDMVHSEMEKTVWKSGGCTSWYQSKSGHVIAMFPGFSFTYRRLASRFKPKHHQLS; this is translated from the coding sequence ATGCAAGCAAAACAATGTTATCGGGTTGTTATTATCGGTAGTGGTTTTGGCGGACAATGCGCCGCAATGCGCTTACAAGAGCAGGGTATTACTGATATTCGAATCCTTGAGCGCCGAGACTTTATGGGGGGTACGTGGTGCCAGAACAGTTACCCTGGAGCCGCTGTCGATGTTCAGTCGCCACTATATTCCATTGCCTCAGAGCCCTATGCATGGTCGCAAATGTTTGCGGAACGGGATGAGTTGCAGCAATACACAAACAGCGTGATTGATAAGCATGGTCTGCGAGAGAAAACCACGCTCAATGCAAATGTAAAACAAGTCGAGTGGGATGATTCACGCAAGCGCTGGCTTGTAGACACCGATGCTGCGGGTACTTTTGAAGCGCAGATACTTATTAATGCCTCCGGGCCACTGAGCACGCCAGTAATCCCCGCTTTTCCGGGTCGTGATACGTTTAAAGGGGTGAGCTTTCATACTAATGGCTGGGATCATTCCTATGATTACAGCGCTAAGCGGGTAGCCATTGTTGGTAGTGGTGCAAGTGCGGCACAGGTGATTCCAGCTATCGCCGGTAAAGTGAAACAATTGCATGTGTTTCAGCGAAGCCCACATTGGGTGCTGCCACGTAAAGACCGTAAGTTCACAAATTTGCAGCGAAAGCTGCTGACTATTCGCCCGCTTTATAAGGCGTTGCGGTGGTTCATTTATTGGAGTTTAGAAACGCGAGTCATCGGCTTCAAATACTCCAAATTATTATTAAACATTCTTGCCAAACGCCCTGCGTTAAAGCATTTAAAGAAACAGGTGCCAGATCCGCAGCTTCGCAAACAACTTACCCCTGATTTTACTATCGGCTGCAAGCGAATCATTTTATCTAGTACCTTGTACCCGGCCTTATGCCAAGAAAACGTATCGGTGCATGATAAGAACGATGGCATTGCCGAAATTAACGAGCGTGGAATATTAACCGCGCAGGGCCAGCAATTAGATGTTGATCTGATTATTTGGTCAACGGGTTACGACGCGACGGATGGCGTGATTTCTTACCCAGTACGGGGTAAGAATGACAAATTGTTATCTGATGTTTGGCGTGAGTTCCCCCGCGCTTACCTTGGTACTGCCATTCCTGATTTTCCTAATTTATTTGTAGTGACTGGCCCAAACACGGGTATAGGGCATACCTCGGCTATATTTATTATTGAGTCGCAAATGAAATACATTACAGACAGTATTGCCCATCTTGATAAAACGGCTAAACAAGCCATTGAAGTGAGTGAGCAAGCCGAAGCGGAGTACACCGACATGGTGCATTCTGAGATGGAAAAAACGGTGTGGAAGTCAGGTGGGTGTACAAGTTGGTATCAAAGTAAGAGCGGCCACGTTATTGCGATGTTTCCAGGATTTAGCTTTACCTACCGTCGCCTTGCTAGTCGCTTTAAGCCTAAACATCATCAATTAAGTTAA